A single genomic interval of Aestuariirhabdus haliotis harbors:
- the ccmA gene encoding cytochrome c biogenesis heme-transporting ATPase CcmA translates to MSPFLEVRQLGCERDERVLFQALDFDLSPGEILQIEGPNGSGKTTMLRALCGLSADFEGDIHWRGVAIRDDRESYFSELLYAGHSVGVKAQLTPQENLAWYCGLHVSVTDHDVNDALEKVGLYGYEDVPCHSLSAGQQRRVALARLHLARQPLWILDEPFTAIDKAGVAALEQLLVSHAEQGGAIILTTHHDLAMVYPDLRRISLDVRES, encoded by the coding sequence TTGAGCCCCTTTCTAGAAGTACGCCAGCTGGGTTGTGAGCGAGACGAGCGGGTACTGTTCCAGGCTTTGGATTTTGACCTGAGCCCGGGAGAGATACTCCAGATTGAAGGGCCCAATGGTAGTGGCAAAACCACTATGCTGCGGGCCCTCTGTGGTTTGTCGGCGGATTTCGAAGGCGACATTCATTGGCGTGGGGTTGCTATCCGTGATGATCGTGAAAGCTATTTTAGTGAGTTGCTCTATGCTGGCCACAGTGTCGGCGTCAAGGCCCAACTCACCCCTCAGGAAAATCTGGCCTGGTATTGTGGATTGCACGTCAGTGTCACCGACCATGACGTCAACGATGCCCTGGAAAAGGTGGGTCTCTACGGTTACGAAGATGTTCCCTGTCACAGTCTGTCGGCTGGGCAGCAACGTCGTGTTGCCCTGGCACGTTTACACCTGGCCAGGCAGCCGCTGTGGATTCTGGACGAACCCTTTACCGCCATCGACAAGGCCGGTGTAGCGGCGCTCGAGCAGTTGCTGGTCAGTCATGCCGAACAGGGTGGCGCGATCATCCTGACCACCCATCACGATCTGGCCATGGTTTATCCGGATCTTCGTCGTATCAGTCTGGATGTCAGGGAGTCGTAA
- the fliK gene encoding flagellar hook-length control protein FliK — MSIDPPKQSPPTPANRVADSLLRSTGDKTGNPNTGNKPATDPLGRLLDTISQRSPPQIAVTIKAIQSFVPSKEPVIELVRDPTLLVRALVAGKELLLATRQLPPVNQPLLLVANGNTLSLQPQPGTSTDQVRSELLQQLQQLTPFSRRPLIESIRQLVSAPTAPPATSNGLNQQTLQALQSLLDRLPTPSSFSSPTTVREQLLNSGLHLEQRLLQLPGTAPVTNGKTTLPGQSILPTQVADLKALLLTTLQSVATNVSGLPSTSQPLLQLLQSLLPSAQAGAGQSTAYSSESPPPPPPSFPQFAQALLPAEGRAGSSEISSQQLMLQLATALARIQTQQVLSGLQQQGLSADPNGPLNSWLYELPVRNEHQVDSIQLLIEQYADKEKKKQRGEPGYRWQINLAFEIAPLAPFQALLSLIDNRASIAVWADEAKTLQLLSQHIGSLRGALVGAGVEVEELRCKRGLPVPQKTRLDRSLVDIHT, encoded by the coding sequence ATGTCGATCGATCCCCCCAAGCAAAGCCCTCCCACACCGGCCAACCGCGTGGCTGACAGTTTGCTGCGCTCAACCGGGGATAAGACCGGAAACCCAAATACAGGCAACAAACCGGCAACCGATCCCTTAGGGCGTTTACTGGACACCATCAGCCAACGCTCACCCCCCCAAATTGCCGTCACCATCAAGGCCATCCAAAGCTTTGTGCCCAGTAAAGAACCGGTTATTGAGCTGGTCCGTGACCCGACGCTACTGGTGCGCGCCCTGGTCGCAGGTAAAGAACTATTATTGGCGACCCGCCAATTACCCCCCGTTAACCAGCCGCTGCTGTTGGTTGCCAATGGCAATACGTTGAGCTTGCAACCTCAGCCCGGCACGTCAACCGACCAGGTCCGTTCGGAACTGCTGCAGCAACTGCAACAGCTGACCCCCTTCAGCCGCCGCCCGCTGATAGAGTCGATTCGACAATTGGTCAGTGCTCCCACCGCCCCCCCGGCAACCTCCAACGGGTTAAACCAGCAAACCTTACAAGCGCTGCAATCCCTGCTCGACCGCTTGCCCACGCCCTCGAGCTTCAGCTCTCCCACGACGGTTCGTGAGCAACTGTTAAACAGTGGACTACACCTTGAGCAGCGTTTGTTGCAATTGCCCGGCACAGCTCCCGTAACCAACGGAAAAACAACCCTACCGGGCCAGTCGATATTGCCAACGCAGGTCGCCGACCTCAAAGCGCTTCTGTTGACAACCTTGCAATCGGTCGCCACCAACGTTTCGGGCTTGCCCTCCACTAGCCAGCCCTTACTGCAACTGCTGCAATCACTGCTACCCAGTGCACAAGCTGGCGCCGGCCAGAGCACCGCTTACAGCAGTGAATCGCCGCCACCTCCCCCTCCAAGCTTCCCCCAATTCGCGCAAGCCTTGCTCCCTGCAGAAGGGCGAGCCGGCAGCAGCGAGATCAGCTCGCAACAACTAATGCTGCAACTGGCCACCGCCCTGGCCCGCATTCAAACCCAGCAGGTTCTCAGCGGGCTGCAGCAACAGGGCCTGTCTGCCGACCCCAATGGCCCCCTTAATAGCTGGTTGTACGAGTTACCCGTACGCAACGAACATCAGGTCGACAGTATTCAACTGCTGATCGAGCAATACGCCGATAAAGAGAAGAAAAAGCAACGCGGAGAGCCCGGCTACCGCTGGCAGATCAACCTGGCTTTTGAAATAGCCCCGCTAGCACCCTTTCAGGCACTGCTGAGCCTGATCGATAATCGTGCCTCGATCGCCGTCTGGGCCGATGAGGCCAAGACCCTTCAACTGTTAAGCCAGCATATAGGTTCATTGCGA